In one window of Toxotes jaculatrix isolate fToxJac2 chromosome 10, fToxJac2.pri, whole genome shotgun sequence DNA:
- the LOC121188251 gene encoding protocadherin alpha-8-like, which produces MSWSRPLLFSLLFCFGELTFAQIKYSTPEEVKVGAIIGNVAKDLGLDVSTLINRRFRIVSGAQDALFEVNPNNGVLYVHKNLDREQLCDGNGACLLDLKIVVENPLEVHYVTVEITDANDHVPSFAEKEKVIEIAETTLPGARFQLPGARDPDVGINSVQRYKLSQNDNFHLEIRDRGEDKIPFLVLQRHLDREQKTNHSLILTAIDGGTPPKSANLNLTVKVLDVNDNRPTFAKEVYSVMLQENVALDTVVTIVQATDLDEGTNGDVEYTFGGDINSKVLELFSLNRNTGEIRVKGQIDYEAADVFKLDVQASDKGQPPMTTDCRVLIKIQDINDNKPEIEVTSISSMVPEDAKQGTVISLISVTDIDSGLNGKVICSLTGNVPFELKPSFKENMYSLVTKETLDRETVFHYDISITATDCGEPPLSTFKTLSVQVSDVNDNVPEFSHSPLELYLMENNAPGASIFSVSAFDKDLNENAAVSYHVIRGEGGHKEMASFLNINSENGHISALKSFDFETLKTFQFHVVASDSGTPSLSSNVTVNVFILDQNDNAPVILYPLSSNGSAEGVEEIPRNVNAGHLVTKVRAYDADIGYNGWLLFSLQEVTDHSLFALDRYTGQIRTLRSFTETDEAEHKLLVLVKDNGNVSLSATATVIVKIVEPKEAFAASDVKTSAKVDEDDNVTFYLMITLGSVSVLFLISIIVLIAMQCSKSTDYTSKYLQETNYDGTLCHSIQYRSGDKRYMLVGPRMSIGSTIVPGSHANTLVLPDRRGASGEVRL; this is translated from the coding sequence ATGTCTTGGTCGcgtcctctgcttttctctctgctcttctgctTTGGTGAGCTGACCTTCGCTCAAATAAAATACTCCACTCCAGAGGAAGTTAAAGTGGGAGCTATTATTGGAAATGTTGCCAAAGATTTGGGCCTGGATGTCAGCACCTTGATAAACAGGCGATTTCGTATCGTGTCTGGAGCTCAGGACGCGCTATTTGAGGTAAACCCGAACAATGGGGTTTTATATGTTCACAAGAATCTCGACCGAGAGCAGCTGTGCGATGGAAATGGTGCCTGTTTACTAGATCTGAAAATCGTCGTTGAAAATCCGCTTGAGGTCCATTATGTCACAGTGGAAATAACGGATGCTAACGACCATGTACCGAGTTTTGCCGAGAAAGAAAAGGTAATTGAAATTGCGGAAACAACGTTACCAGGAGCACGATTTCAGTTACCAGGGGCACGTGATCCTGATGTTGGAATAAATTCCGTCCAGCGCTACAAACTCAGCCAAAACGATAATTTTCATCTAGAAATTCGAGATAGGGGAGAGGATAAAATCCCTTTCTTAGTGTTACAGAGACACTtggacagagaacagaaaacaaaccataGCTTGATTTTAACCGCTATAGATGGAGGGACACCGCCAAAATCTGCAAATCTTAATCTCACCGTAAAGGTTCTCGATGTCAATGATAACAGACCTACTTTTGCGAAAGAGGTTTATTCTGTGATGTTACAAGAAAATGTTGCTTTAGACACAGTGGTAACAATAGTCCAAGCAACTGATCTAGACGAAGGAACTAATGGGGATGTGGAGTATACCTTCGGAGGTGACATTAATTCAAAGGTGTTGGAGTTATTTAGCCTAAACAGAAATACAGGCGAAATTCGAGTTAAAGGCCAAATTGACTATGAGGCAGCTGATGTTTTCAAGTTAGACGTCCAAGCCTCAGACAAAGGTCAGCCGCCGATGACAACGGACTGTAGAGTCCTAATAAAGATTCAAGATATCAATGACAATAAACCGGAGATAGAGGTGACATCAATATCCAGCATGGTCCCAGAAGATGCAAAGCAAGGGACCGTGATTTCTCTTATTAGTGTCACAGATATTGATTCTGGTCTGAATGGCAAAGTTATATGCAGTCTGACAGGGAATGTACCATTTGAATTAAAACCgtcatttaaagaaaatatgtatTCACTAGTGACAAAAGAAACGTTGGACAGGGAAACTGTGTTCCATTATGACATTTCAATAACAGCTACCGACTGTGGTGAGCCTCCTCTTTCCACGTTCAAAACTTTGAGCGTTCAGGTGTCAGATGTCAATGATAACGTCCCAGAGTTTTCACACAGTCCCCTGGAGTTGTATTTGATGGAGAACAATGCTCCCGGCGCATCAATATTTTCTGTGAGCGCATTCGATAAAGACTTAAATGAAAACGCTGCTGTGTCCTATCATGTAatcagaggagaaggaggtcaTAAGGAAATGGCATCTTTTCTCAATATAAATTCTGAAAACGGACACATTTCGGCGctaaaaagttttgactttgaaacactgaaaactttccAGTTCCACGTTGTTGCGTCAGATTCTGGAACTCCGTCACTGAGCAGCAACGTCACAGTCAACGTGTTCATTCTGGATCAGAACGACAACGCTCCAGTCATCCTCTATCCACTCAGCTCTAACGGTTCTGCTGAAGGTGTGGAGGAGATTCCCCGCAATGTCAACGCAGGACACTTGGTGACTAAAGTCAGAGCCTATGACGCTGATATAGGATATAACGGCTGGTTACtcttttcactgcaggaagTTACTGACCACAGTCTCTTTGCTTTGGACCGCTACACAGGACAGATCAGAACACTTCGctcattcacagagacagacgaggCTGAGCACAAACTGCTCGTGCTGGTCAAAGACAATGGCAACGTCTCACTCTCAGCAACAGCTACTGTCATTGTCAAAATTGTGGAGCCCAAAGAGGCTTTTGCAGCTTCCGATGTTAAAACTTCAGCAAAAGTCGACGAGGATGATAACGTGACTTTTTACCTGATGATAACTTTGGGctcagtgtctgtgctttttctcatcagtatcattgtgcTGATTGCAATGCAGTGCTCAAAGTCCACAGACTATACTTCTAAATATCTACAAGAGACAAATTATGATGGGACACTGTGTCACAGCATCCAGTACAGATCTGGAGACAAACGCTACATGTTAGTTGGACCCAGAATGAGTATAGGATCTACTATAGTCCCGGGCAGCCACGCGAATACACTAGTGCTTCCTGACAGGAGAGGAGCATCTGGAGAGGTAagactttaa
- the LOC121188110 gene encoding protocadherin Fat 4-like, whose amino-acid sequence MAVTDTKGQGLDVWVFFCLALLGVINLEGISAQLRYSIQEELKSGTAVGNVAKDLGLDLGRLAERNLRVVSGTKQDLFEVNPRDGVLFVNQRVDREELCAKTVPCITNLKAVVENPLEMHQVIIEIIDVNDNSPKFPEENYTLEVLESAVVGSRFQMEGAHDLDVGLNSLQSYKLNHNQYFRLETEEFGEDGKVPFLILQRVLDREQSAWHWLLLTATDGGKPSKSGTINITVIVSDINDNSPVCDKQKYTITIRENAPAGTFLLTVNASDSDEGMNGEIEYSLRSKLRGLSSDPFDLDHRTGKLTVKEGLDYEEKQVYEIKVLAADKGAVSLSTHCNVIVRVEDVNDNQPEIEITSLSSRIPEDAPLGTVVALMGVTDLDSGVNGQVVCSVPGHLPFDLKPSPDGQSYSLVTKDYLDKETVHRYDIEITAKDLGSPALSSTKVIQVDVVDVNDNSPLFTESPYTFYVPENNKAGMSIFSVSATDADGGENAAVTYSLDRKSLGPTVTSFLNINEANGTISALKSFDFETMKTFQFHVVASDSGTPSLSSNVTVNVFILDQNDNAPVILYPLSSNGSAEGVEEIPRNVNAGHLVTKVRAYDADIGYNGWLLFSLQEVTDHSLFALDCYTGQIRTLRSFTETDEAEHKLLVLVKDNGNVSLSATATVIVKVVEPKEAFAASDVKTSAKVDEDDNVTFYLMITLGSVSVLFLISIIVLIAMQCSKSTDYTSKYLQETNYDGTLCHSIQYRSGDKRYMFDERLDRCIYFKERRLFFFCFTMGEQGQRRRVNCCWVIGILLLCFGHRILAQLKYSIPEEVKVESPVGNVAKDLGLDTSTLTDRRFRIVSGPNHALFELNQNNGVLYVGKTMDREELCDGTKVCLINLKIVVESPLEIHYVGVEITDVNDHSPTFPEKEQRLEIAEHTPPGTRFQIHAARDPDVGTLSVRLYKLTPNDFFDTEVRDSEEDKIPFLVLKKPLDREQKAEHRLVLTALDGGSPSKSGSLNLTITVLDANDNRPVFSKDTYSVSLDENAPIGTLVIQLNATDLDEGLNSEIEYSFGKTQKKKVHDTFELDSVTGEIRVKGKVDFEETEIYRLDLQASDKGQLPWTAESRVVIKIKDLNDNKPEIEVTSLSNVVPEDSKPGTVISLISVTDRDSGINGNIICKISDNVPFDLTPSIEENMYSLVTKGRLDRETVSHYDITITATDCGEPPLSSAKTLRVQVSDVNDNRPIFSQNPFELYLVENNAPGASIFSVTAVDNDLNENAAITYAVVRGDGLQSDMTSFLNVNSENGQISALKSFDFETLKTFQFHVVASDSGTPSLSSNVTVNVFILDQNDNAPVILYPLSSNGSAEGVEEIPRNVNAGHLVTKVRAYDADIGYNGWLLFSLQEVTDHSLFALDRYTGQIRTLRSFTETDEAEHKLLVLVKDNGNVSLSATATVIVKVVEPKEAFAASDVKTSAKADEDDNVTFYLMITLGSVSVLFLISIIVLIAMQCSKSTDYTSKYLQETNYDGTLCHSIQYRSGDKRYMLVGPRMSIGSTIVPGSHANTLVLPDRRRTSEEVRPCFDVN is encoded by the exons ATGGCGGTAACGGACACGAAAGGACAAGGGCTGGATGTGTGGGTTTTCTTTTGTCTAGCACTGCTGGGTGTGATTAATTTGGAAGGAATCTCTGCTCAATTACGATATTCTATTCAGGAAGAATTGAAATCGGGGACAGCAGTTGGAAATGTGGCCAAAGACCTTGGATTAGATCTCGGACGACTGGCGGAAAGAAATCTTCGTGTCGTGTCAGGAACAAAGCAGGATCTGTTTGAGGTAAATCCGAGAGATGGAGTTTTGTTTGTGAACCAGAGGGTAGACAGAGAGGAACTGTGCGCAAAAACTGTTCCATGCATCACAAATCTAAAAGCAGTTGTGGAAAATCCCCTGGAAATGCATCAAGTAATAATAGAAATAATCGATGTTAATGACAATTCGCCGAAATTTCCCGAAGAAAACTACACATTAGAGGTGCTGGAGTCCGCCGTAGTTGGATCTCGATTTCAAATGGAAGGAGCCCACGATTTGGACGTTGGCTTGAATTCTTTACAGTCATATAAACTAAACCACAACCAGTATTTTCGGCTGGAAACGGAGGAATTTGGGGAGGATGGAAAAGTTCCATTCCTGATATTACAGCGAGTTTTGGATAGAGAACAGAGTGCTTGGCACTGGTTACTATTAACAGCTACAGATGGAGGAAAACCGTCAAAATCTGGTACGATTAACATCACTGTTATTGTGTCTGATATAAATGACAACTCACCAGTGTGTGATAAACAGAAATACACCATAACAATAAGGGAAAACGCACCTGCGGGGACATTTCTGCTGACAGTAAATGCATCTGACTCGGATGAGGGGATGAACGGTGAGATCGAATATTCTTTAAGGAGCAAACTTAGAGGACTCTCATCTGACCCGTTTGATCTGGACCACAGAACTGGGAAGCTAACAGTGAAAGAGGGCCTTGATTACGAGGAAAAGCAAGTCTACGAGATTAAAGTACTGGCTGCGGATAAAGGTGCAGTGTCTCTTTCCACACACTGCAATGTGATAGTTAGAGTGGAAGACGTGAATGATAACCAACCCGAAATAGAAATCACGTCCCTTTCAAGTCGCATTCCAGAGGATGCACCCCTTGGCACCGTGGTGGCGTTGATGGGCGTGACGGACCTTGACTCAGGTGTGAATGGACAGGTGGTCTGCAGTGTGCCCGGACATTTACCTTTTGACTTAAAGCCATCTCCTGATGGACAGTCATATTCTTTGGTCACCAAGGACTACTTGGATAAGGAAACAGTACATAGGTATGACATTGAAATAACAGCTAAAGATTTAGGGAGCCCCGCCCTATCATCTACGAAGGTGATACAGGTAGATGTGGTGGATGTTAATGACAATAGTCCTTTATTCACTGAAAGTCCATATACGTTTTATGTGCCTGAAAATAACAAGGCCGGAATGTCAATTTTTTCAGTGAGCGCAACTGATGCTGATGGAGGTGAAAATGCTGCAGTCACATATTCACTCGACCGAAAGAGCCTAGGGCCCACTGTCACCtcctttttaaatataaatgaagcCAATGGCACTATTTCAGCGttaaaaagttttgactttgaaacaatgaaaactttCCAGTTCCACGTTGTTGCGTCAGATTCTGGAACTCCGTCACTGAGCAGCAACGTCACAGTCAACGTGTTCATTCTGGATCAGAACGACAACGCTCCAGTCATCCTCTATCCACTCAGCTCTAACGGTTCTGCTGAAGGTGTGGAGGAGATTCCCCGCAATGTCAACGCAGGACACTTGGTGACTAAAGTCAGAGCCTATGACGCTGATATAGGATATAACGGCTGGTTACtcttttcactgcaggaagTTACTGACCACAGTCTCTTTGCTTTGGACTGCTACACAGGACAGATCAGAACACTTCGctcattcacagagacagacgaggCTGAGCACAAACTGCTCGTGCTGGTCAAAGACAATGGCAACGTCTCACTCTCAGCAACAGCTACTGTCATTGTCAAAGTTGTGGAGCCCAAAGAGGCTTTTGCAGCTTCCGATGTTAAAACTTCAGCAAAAGTCGACGAGGATGATAACGTGACTTTTTACCTGATGATAACTTTGGGctcagtgtctgtgctttttctcatcagtatcattgtgcTGATTGCAATGCAGTGCTCAAAGTCCACAGACTATACTTCTAAATATCTACAAGAGACTAATTATGATGGGACACTATGTCACAGCATCCAGTACAGATCTGGAGACAAACGCTACAT GTTCGATGAGAGACTGGATCGCTGTATTTACTTCAAAGAAAGACGCCTATTCTTTTTTTGCTTCACAATGGGAGAACAAGGACAAAGGCGCCGAGTGAACTGCTGCTGGGTTATCGGGATTTTATTGTTGTGCTTTGGACACCGGATTCTGGCTCAGCTAAAATACTCTATTCCAGAAGAAGTGAAAGTGGAATCCCCTGTTGGGAATGTTGCCAAGGATTTAGGGCTTGACACGAGCACTTTGACAGACAGGCGGTTTCGTATCGTTTCAGGTCCAAATCACGCTCTGTTTGAGTTAAATCAGAACAACGGAGTGTTGTATGTTGGGAAAACGATGGACCGCGAAGAGCTCTGCGATGGAACCAAGGTTTGTTTGATAAACCTGAAAATTGTGGTTGAAAGCCCGCTGGAAATACATTACGTTGGCGTTGAAATAACGGATGTTAATGACCATTCACCGACTTTTCCAGAAAAGGAGCAGCGACTGGAAATAGCAGAGCATACTCCTCCGGGTACTCGTTTCCAGATTCACGCCGCTAGAGACCCTGATGTCGGTACACTATCAGTTCGATTATATAAGTTGACCCCAAATGATTTTTTTGACACAGAAGTGAGAGACAGCGAGGAGGACAAGATACCGTTTTTAGTGCTGAAAAAGCCTTTGGACAGGGAGCAAAAAGCAGAACATCGTTTAGTATTAACGGCTCTTGATGGGGGCAGTCCGTCCAAATCTGGGAGCCTTAATTTAACCATCACTGTGCTGGATGCAAATGACAATCGGCCGGTGTTCAGCAAAGATACATACAGTGTGTCATTAGATGAAAATGCCCCTATAGGAACTCTTGTTATACAGCTGAACGCCACAGATTTAGATGAAGGCTTGAACAGCGAAATTGAATACTCCTTTGGAAAAacgcaaaagaaaaaagtacacGACACCTTTGAGTTAGACAGTGTCACTGGTGAGATTCGAGTGAAAGGAAAAGTGGACTTTGAGGAAACGGAGATTTATAGACTAGATTTGCAGGCTTCAGATAAGGGCCAACTACCATGGACAGCCGAAAGTCGAgtagtaataaaaataaaagatttaaaCGATAATAAGCCCGAAATTGAAGTAACATCATTGTCCAACGTTGTCCCCGAAGATTCAAAGCCTGGCACTGTTATCTCTCTCATTAGTGTTACTGACAGAGATTCGGGTATTAATGGAAACATCATTTGTAAAATCTCGGATAATGTTCCGTTTGATTTGACGCCATCCATTGAGGAAAACATGTACTCTCTTGTCACAAAAGGACGTCTGGACCGAGAAACCGTGTCGCACTATGACATCACAATAACAGCTACTGACTGTGGTGAACCCCCACTTTCCTCTGCAAAAACATTGCGTGTGCAGGTGTCTGATGTAAATGATAACAGACCGATTTTTAGTCAGAATCCATTTGAACTTTATTTGGTAGAAAACAATGCCCCGGGCGCATCAATATTTTCTGTAACTGCTGTTGATAATGAtctaaatgaaaatgcagcaaTAACATACGCCGTTGTGAGAGGTGACGGGCTGCAGAGTGATATGACATCCTTCCTGAATGTAAATTCGGAAAACGGACAAATATCCGCGctaaaaagttttgactttgaaacactgaaaactttccAGTTCCACGTTGTTGCGTCAGATTCTGGAACTCCGTCACTGAGCAGCAACGTCACAGTCAACGTGTTCATCCTGGATCAGAACGACAACGCTCCAGTCATCCTCTATCCACTCAGCTCTAACGGTTCTGCTGAAGGTGTGGAGGAGATTCCCCGCAATGTCAACGCAGGACACTTGGTGACTAAAGTCAGAGCCTATGACGCTGATATAGGATATAACGGCTGGTTACtcttttcactgcaggaagTTACTGACCACAGTCTCTTTGCTTTGGACCGCTACACAGGACAGATCAGAACACTTCGctcattcacagagacagacgaggCTGAGCACAAACTGCTCGTACTGGTCAAAGACAATGGCAACGTCTCACTCTCAGCAACAGCTACTGTCATTGTCAAAGTTGTGGAGCCCAAAGAGGCTTTTGCAGCTTCTGATGTTAAAACTTCAGCAAAAGCAGATGAAGATGATAACGTGACTTTTTACCTGATGATAACTTTGGGctcagtgtctgtgctttttctcatcagtatcattgtgcTGATTGCAATGCAGTGCTCAAAGTCCACAGACTATACTTCTAAATATCTACAAGAGACTAATTATGATGGGACACTGTGTCACAGCATCCAGTACAGATCTGGAGACAAACGCTACATGCTAGTTGGACCCAGAATGAGTATAGGATCTACTATAGTCCCTGGCAGCCACGCGAATACACTAGTGCTCCCTGACAGGAGGAGAACATCTGAGGAGGTAAGACCATGTTTTGATGTTAACTGA
- the LOC121188180 gene encoding protocadherin alpha-8-like produces MGPDRKTRTRDGSWFAFYVAVLLLFGKQAFGQIRYSVPEEVKEGTVVGNVAKDLGLDITSLIDRRFRVVSGSEDAIFEVNQNNGALYVHNHIDREELCQGSGACLMELKILVENPLEIHYVVVEITDVNDHSPSFPEKEQTFEIAEHTLPGRRFQLHIARDPDAGINSIRTYTLTLNEHFEVNVRQSDAGKIPFLVLKKSLDRENNNKHTLLVTAVDGGKPPKSGTLNVSIIVLDSNDNRPIFAQESYQTEIEENIPVGTSIFKMNATDPDEGTNGEIEYSLGKTLTRKVYDIFELDKVTGEIRVKGVVDYEENDVYELDVEASDKGTPPLTGECRVIIKIKDVNDNPPEIEVTSLSDTVSEDSKPGTVISLLSVRDKDSGVNGKIISSITNDVPFELKPSYKENTYSVVTKGFLDREEVPHYEITVKATDCGEPPLSSFKTLNIRISDVNDNSPHFEQTTLEFYLSENNIAGKSIFSVSATDKDLNDNAAVSYHIVREGSQNDILSFLNVNPDNGQISALKSFDFETLKTFQFHVVASDSGTPSLSSNVTVNVFILDQNDNAPVILYPLSSNGSAEGVEEIPRNVNAGHLVTKVRAYDADIGYNGWLLFSLQEVTDHSLFALDRYTGQIRTLRSFTETDEAEHKLLVLVKDNGNVSLSATATVIVKVVEPKEAFSASDVKSSAKVDEDDNVTFYLMITLGSVSVLFLISIIVLIAMQCSKSTDYTSKYLQETNYDGTLCHSIQYRSGDKRYMLVGPRMSIGSTIVPGSHANTLVLPDRRRTSEEVRR; encoded by the coding sequence ATGGGACCGGATAGAAAAACTCGAACGAGGGACGGCTCCTGGTTTGCTTTTTATGTGgctgttctgctgcttttcGGGAAACAGGCCTTTGGTCAGATAAGATACTCTGTTCCAGAGGAGGTGAAAGAAGGGACTGTTGTTGGAAATGTTGCGAAGGACCTTGGGCTTGACATTACTTCTTTGATTGACCGACGGTTCCGCGTTGTGTCTGGAAGTGAAGACGCTATTTTTGAAGTAAACCAGAATAATGGGGCATTATACGTACATAATCATATcgacagagaggagctgtgtcAAGGCAGCGGTGCCTGCCTGATGGAGCTGAAGATCCTTGTTGAAAACCCGTTGGAAATACATTATGTAGTTGTAGAAATTACTGATGTAAACGACCATTCTCCTAGTTTTCCGGAAAAGGAACAGACCTTTGAAATTGCAGAACATACGTTGCCAGGAAGGCGATTTCAGCTGCACATTGCTCGTGACCCCGACGCTGGAATTAATTCTATTCGTACATACACTTTAACGTTAAATGAacattttgaagtaaatgtCCGTCAAAGTGATGCGGGTAAGATACCTTTTTTAGTTCTAAAGAAGTCGttagacagagaaaacaataacaaacacacactgctggtaACAGCAGTTGATGGAGGTAAACCTCCAAAATCAGGCACATTGAATGTTTCTATTATTGTTCTTGACAGTAATGATAATCGTCCAATATTTGCTCAAGAAAGCTACCAAACTGAAATAGAAGAAAACATTCCAGTAGGCACttcaatatttaaaatgaatgcgACGGATCCAGATGAAGGAACGAATGGAGAAATTGAATACAGCCTTGGTAAAACCTTAACGCGTAAAGTCTATGACATTTTTGAACTCGACAAAGTAACTGGAGAGATTAGAGTAAAAGGAGTTGTGGACTATGAAGAAAACGACGTTTATGAATTGGACGTTGAGGCATCCGATAAAGGAACACCTCCACTGACAGGTGAGTGTAGGGTCATTATAAAGATAAAAGACGTCAATGATAATCCCCCAGAAATAGAGGTGACATCACTGTCAGACACAGTGTCTGAAGACTCAAAGCCTGGTACAGTTATTTCACTTCTTAGTGTGCGGGATAAAGACTCTGGTGTTAATGGAAAAATTATTTCAAGCATAACAAATGACGTCCCTTTTGAATTGAAACCCTCCTATAAAGAGAACACATATTCAGTTGTCACTAAAGGATTTTTAGATCGAGAGGAGGTGCCGCATTATGAGATAACAGTAAAAGCCACCGATTGTGGTGAACCCCCCTTATCCTCTTTTAAAACTCTGAACATTCGCATATCAGATGTAAACGACAATAGTCCACATTTCGAACAAACCACTTTAGAGTTTTACCTGTCAGAAAATAATATTGCTGGAAAGTCGATATTCTCTGTTAGTGCAACGGACAAGGACTTGAATGACAATGCAGCTGTTTCATATCACATTGTGAGAGAAGGGAGTCAGAATGACATTTTGTCTTTCCTAAATGTCAATCCTGATAATGGACAAATATCCGCGctaaaaagttttgactttgaaaCATTGAAAACTTTCCAGTTCCACGTTGTTGCGTCAGATTCTGGAACTCCGTCACTGAGCAGCAACGTCACAGTCAACGTGTTCATTCTGGATCAGAACGACAACGCTCCAGTCATCCTCTATCCACTCAGCTCTAACGGTTCTGCTGAAGGTGTGGAGGAGATTCCCCGCAATGTCAACGCAGGACACTTGGTGACTAAAGTCAGAGCCTATGACGCTGATATAGGATATAACGGCTGGTTActtttttcactgcaggaagtTACTGACCACAGTCTCTTTGCTTTGGACCGCTACACAGGACAGATCAGAACACTTCGctcattcacagagacagacgaggCTGAGCACAAACTGCTCGTACTGGTCAAAGACAATGGCAACGTCTCACTCTCAGCAACAGCTACTGTCATTGTCAAAGTTGTGGAGCCCAAAGAGGCTTTTTCGGCTTCTGATGTTAAAAGTTCAGCAAAAGTCGACGAGGATGATAACGTGACTTTTTACCTGATGATAACTTTGGGctcagtgtctgtgctttttctcatcagtatcattgtgcTGATTGCAATGCAGTGCTCAAAGTCCACTGACTATACTTCTAAATATCTACAAGAGACTAATTATGATGGGACACTGTGTCACAGCATCCAGTACAGATCTGGAGACAAACGCTACATGTTAGTTGGACCCAGAATGAGTATAGGATCTACTATAGTCCCTGGCAGCCACGCGAATACACTAGTGCTTCCTGACAGGAGGAGAACATCTGAAGAGGTAAGAcgttaa